Below is a window of Sporosarcina ureae DNA.
CCCATTATGTTTAAGCTTCACGTTTTGACAGGATTCCTCATTTTCGCGATGTGGCCATTCACGCGCCTTGTGCACGTTTGGAGTGTGCCGTTGAATTATGTGGGCAGAAGTTATATTCTATATAGAAAACATCAGCCGACCAAACAGTCACCTCGTTAAGCGAATGATGAATAATAGGAGATCATATCTATGACGGGACAACCAAATAGTAATTTCCAACTAGCGATCGACGAATTGAAAGAAACGCTTCATGCCGATTTCATTGCTCTAGCGTTAGTGGATTTACAGAAGAACCACCACGAATTAAAGTGGCGATATGTCACGGGGAATATAAGTTTACGCTATCGTAGAATTGTTCTTCATTCAGGTAAAGGTATAGCAGGGAGCGTTTTCAAAACAGGTAAGCCTCTGAGAATCGAAAATGTGGAGACGTCCGTAAAGTATCAGGATTTATATAACTATCCCATAATCGTATTTGAAAAGCTGAAGAGTTTTGGCGCGATTCCTTTGTTTCAAGAGGATCATGTGCAAGGTGTGCTACTGATCAGCTACCGTGAAGTGAATCGGTTGACGGCTGAAAAGTTTGAGGAATTTAGGCGCGTAGTAGGACCTCAATTCGGACCGTTTCACATGAAGGAGCGATTGAAAGATGACTATATTGAACAATGACGAGTTAACCACTATGCTTCACAAACTATACGACTGCACGACGGAAGCTATGTTCTTTTTCGGCGCACGCGGTGAGATATTGTCAATGAACGAAGCGGCGAAAAGCATTATGGAGCCAGCGATCTATAGCAAAATGCAACGGGGCGAAGCAGATGCGATGTGTCTTACATGTCGAGGGTTTACAAGTGAAGACGAGCAAATGACATGTGTCTCGTGCTTTATGGAGAAACCACAGCAGACATTATCTTCATTCCAACTATACTTAGAGACGAAAGATGTAGGGTTACAACCGTATAGTGCGACGTATCAAATACTTGATAGGGAGCAAGAGATTTCTGTGCTAATGCTGCGTAATTTGACACGTCAAACGCAAACCTCAGAAGTTCTCCATCAAAAATTACGCATGCAACAAGTGATTTTAGCGCAGGAAAATGAACGCAAACGAATTTCACGCGAGTTACACGACAGTGTGGCGCAAGAAATGCTCAGTACGCTTGTCGACTTACGTGTACTGAAATACATGGGCATGAACGACAAAGCCCTCGATAAGTTGCGGCATACAGAAGGCTCATTAATGCGTTTACTCGATGAGATTCGTCATCTATCCGTTGAACTGCGACCAGCTGTACTCGATGACTTCGGATTGGAAGCAGCTTTTCGGACGCATATGAAGAATTTAGAGAAGAATTACGGATTATATATTCATTTGGAATCGAATTTGAAGAAAAGTCGCTATGACGGTGCGATTGAAACTGTTGCTTACCGTATTGGCCAAGAAGCGATTCTTAACGCCATGAAGTATGCGCAAGTAGAAGATGTCTTCTTGTATTTGGATGAAGTTGATAATCAGCTGCA
It encodes the following:
- a CDS encoding GAF domain-containing protein, which gives rise to MTGQPNSNFQLAIDELKETLHADFIALALVDLQKNHHELKWRYVTGNISLRYRRIVLHSGKGIAGSVFKTGKPLRIENVETSVKYQDLYNYPIIVFEKLKSFGAIPLFQEDHVQGVLLISYREVNRLTAEKFEEFRRVVGPQFGPFHMKERLKDDYIEQ
- a CDS encoding sensor histidine kinase, which translates into the protein MTILNNDELTTMLHKLYDCTTEAMFFFGARGEILSMNEAAKSIMEPAIYSKMQRGEADAMCLTCRGFTSEDEQMTCVSCFMEKPQQTLSSFQLYLETKDVGLQPYSATYQILDREQEISVLMLRNLTRQTQTSEVLHQKLRMQQVILAQENERKRISRELHDSVAQEMLSTLVDLRVLKYMGMNDKALDKLRHTEGSLMRLLDEIRHLSVELRPAVLDDFGLEAAFRTHMKNLEKNYGLYIHLESNLKKSRYDGAIETVAYRIGQEAILNAMKYAQVEDVFLYLDEVDNQLQIKVCDEGVGFDVNDFTPQGTGLGLYGMRERVELVGGSLTIISSQQDGTTVQATIPLKKERATSENHNS